The Sandaracinobacteroides saxicola nucleotide sequence TGGTGCGTCATTGCTGCTGCTCATGGCAGCGCCCGTTTCGGCAACGGTGATCTTCGCCGACAATTTCGACGGCGAAGGCGCCCCCGGCGCCAATATCCTGAACTACAACAGCTTCGCCAACTGGACCGTGACCACGGGCAATGTCGATCTGGTCGCCCAGGTCAACCCCTATGGCATCGGCAGCTGCCCGGGCAAGTGCGTGGACCTCGCCGGCACGCCGGGGCCGGGGGCCATCACCTCCAAGCCGATCTTCTTCAGCGCCGGCAACCGCGTGGACGTGTCGTTCCAGCTGTCGGGCAACCAGCGCACCGGCTCGGTCGACGATTTCGCCTTCAACCTCACCTTCAACCAGCCCACGTCGGGCTGCTGCCTGGGCGTCGACTCCGGGCCGGCCACCTTTGATTTCCCGGCCTGGCTCAACATCCTGAACCAGGTTGGCCCCTACACCGAAAGCGTCGCCGGTGGCCGCCCGTTCGTCACCTACTCGGCCTGGTTCATCGCCAGCCAGTCCGGCAGCTTCCAGCTCAGCTTCGCCGGCACCGGGACCGGCAACGCCAACATCGGCCCCATCCTCGATAACGTGCTGGTCAGCCAGGTGCCCGAACCCGCCACCTGGGCCATGCTGATCGCCGGCTTCGGCATGGTCGGCTTCGCC carries:
- a CDS encoding PEPxxWA-CTERM sorting domain-containing protein, with translation MRVLGLGASLLLLMAAPVSATVIFADNFDGEGAPGANILNYNSFANWTVTTGNVDLVAQVNPYGIGSCPGKCVDLAGTPGPGAITSKPIFFSAGNRVDVSFQLSGNQRTGSVDDFAFNLTFNQPTSGCCLGVDSGPATFDFPAWLNILNQVGPYTESVAGGRPFVTYSAWFIASQSGSFQLSFAGTGTGNANIGPILDNVLVSQVPEPATWAMLIAGFGMVGFALRRRSALAA